In Pseudobacter ginsenosidimutans, the following are encoded in one genomic region:
- a CDS encoding tetratricopeptide repeat protein, with protein sequence MKKITAFCVLALSIQGSIAQQTRFINDPQGTFKQAKEFFQREQYSLAYPILKDLQLQLRDHDRTDQAITAQEIKYYTTVCALKQNERGAVEKARDFIDLEDNNSRVQMMSFHLAEYYFRQGDYAKALEQYEATNIENLSNREIADLKFHQGYAYFNAKQFDKAKPLFDAIRQMKDDPNYIDANYYYGFLAFNDKEYRKALDAFGIVEDHPQYGQVVPYYIANIYYALGQKDKALEYAENKLKRGNLYYDLEMRQIVGHAYFEKKEYAKALPYLETYVTKSDKVRREDVYELSYCYYQANNLNKAIDGFKQISGNQDSLAQNAMYLLGDAYLKTGQKANARNAFFICATNSSNAKQKEISTFNYAKLSFELGYQDVALTELQKFLAAYPQSEYNAEARELLINVLANTNNYKDALALLEGVKNPSPNARRLYPKILYGRATELINDGMLVTANELLTRAEALPENSSVLPYVQFWKGEIAYRLNKTDDAIQYYFNYLKSGAVEGEASPLNAKYNLGYAYLRKENYKQAQGFFEQVVSTPRLNSSPLEQDAYVRTADCYYMSRDYKKAQDMYNKVLDYSWPQSDYATFQKAMIAGVNSGKEKINLLSGISRKYPASSLVSDANMEIATTYLAGEQFREAIPYLKNVVSDPNSSLKPKAYLKLGIAYYNLDNNTEALNQYTAVIKQFPNSVESDAALENARTIYVEQGKTNEYVNFARSMGKEVSGSQEEELAYQAAEVQFNNGNFSAAAKAFEDYVTRFPEGKHSLEALYYKSEIYFNQKDWAKAVAGYEILADRVPHKYGEKSLLNAARLNFFDLKNYEKAEKYFTRLKDFATSQENKLEAMRGLLRSQYQLKKWSDAVENARDLLSQKGIGTDDKTMANMAIAKSFQNNNQCDQAITQFRTVVSLSKSAYGAEARYEIASCMFSEGRMKDAEKAAFEVINKSGSYENWVTKAYILLGDIYFNQQDYFNAKATFQSVVENARIEELRKEAQRKLDETIIEEKKNSKINN encoded by the coding sequence ATGAAAAAAATCACAGCCTTTTGCGTCCTGGCTCTTTCCATTCAAGGTTCTATTGCCCAGCAAACGAGATTTATCAATGACCCTCAGGGTACATTCAAGCAGGCAAAAGAATTTTTCCAGCGCGAACAATACAGCCTTGCCTATCCCATACTGAAAGATCTTCAGTTACAATTGCGCGATCACGACCGCACTGATCAGGCAATCACTGCCCAGGAAATAAAATACTATACAACCGTTTGCGCCCTCAAACAGAATGAGCGCGGCGCGGTAGAAAAAGCCCGGGACTTCATTGATCTGGAAGATAATAACTCCCGCGTACAAATGATGAGCTTTCATCTGGCCGAATATTATTTCCGGCAGGGCGATTATGCAAAAGCGCTCGAACAGTACGAAGCCACCAATATCGAGAACCTCAGCAACCGTGAAATTGCCGATCTCAAATTCCACCAGGGCTATGCCTACTTCAATGCCAAACAATTCGATAAGGCAAAACCCTTATTCGATGCCATCCGGCAAATGAAGGACGATCCCAATTACATCGATGCAAACTATTACTACGGCTTCCTCGCTTTCAACGATAAGGAATATCGCAAGGCGCTGGACGCATTCGGGATTGTGGAAGACCATCCGCAATACGGACAGGTAGTGCCTTACTATATCGCCAATATCTACTATGCGCTCGGTCAAAAAGACAAAGCGCTGGAATATGCAGAGAACAAACTCAAAAGAGGCAATCTCTACTATGATCTCGAAATGCGCCAGATAGTAGGGCATGCTTATTTCGAGAAAAAGGAATATGCCAAAGCCCTTCCTTATCTCGAGACCTACGTCACCAAATCCGATAAGGTGAGGAGAGAAGATGTGTATGAGCTCAGCTACTGCTACTACCAGGCCAACAACCTCAATAAAGCCATCGATGGTTTCAAACAGATCAGCGGTAACCAGGACTCACTGGCGCAGAACGCAATGTACCTTCTCGGTGATGCATACCTGAAAACCGGTCAGAAGGCCAATGCGCGCAATGCCTTCTTCATCTGCGCCACCAACAGCAGCAATGCGAAACAAAAAGAGATCTCCACCTTCAATTACGCCAAGCTCTCCTTCGAGCTCGGCTACCAGGATGTGGCCCTTACCGAACTGCAGAAATTCCTGGCTGCCTATCCGCAGTCTGAATACAATGCGGAAGCCCGCGAACTGCTGATCAATGTGCTGGCCAATACCAACAATTACAAAGATGCCCTGGCGCTGCTGGAAGGAGTAAAGAACCCTTCGCCCAATGCCAGGAGACTCTATCCGAAAATACTTTACGGCCGCGCAACCGAGCTCATCAATGATGGAATGCTCGTAACTGCCAATGAACTGCTCACCCGCGCAGAAGCCCTGCCGGAAAACAGCAGCGTACTGCCTTACGTACAGTTCTGGAAAGGAGAGATCGCTTATCGTCTCAATAAAACGGACGATGCCATCCAGTACTATTTCAACTATCTCAAGTCCGGCGCAGTGGAAGGAGAAGCCAGTCCGCTGAATGCAAAATACAATCTCGGTTATGCCTACCTGAGAAAAGAGAATTATAAACAGGCGCAGGGATTCTTCGAGCAGGTGGTATCAACACCAAGGCTCAATTCATCACCACTGGAACAGGACGCCTACGTGCGCACAGCCGATTGCTATTACATGAGCCGCGATTACAAAAAAGCGCAGGACATGTACAACAAGGTACTCGACTATTCCTGGCCTCAAAGCGATTACGCCACTTTTCAGAAAGCTATGATCGCCGGGGTGAACAGTGGTAAAGAGAAGATCAACCTGCTCAGCGGCATCAGCAGGAAATATCCAGCATCATCGCTGGTGAGTGATGCGAATATGGAGATCGCCACCACTTATTTGGCTGGCGAACAATTCCGCGAAGCGATCCCTTATTTGAAAAATGTTGTGTCCGATCCCAATTCTTCGCTCAAGCCCAAGGCTTATCTGAAGCTGGGTATCGCCTATTACAATCTCGATAACAATACAGAAGCGCTGAACCAGTATACGGCTGTGATCAAACAGTTCCCCAATTCCGTGGAATCTGATGCGGCGCTGGAAAATGCACGCACCATCTACGTGGAACAGGGTAAGACCAACGAGTACGTGAACTTTGCCCGCAGCATGGGCAAGGAAGTAAGCGGCAGCCAGGAAGAAGAACTTGCATACCAGGCAGCAGAAGTGCAATTCAATAACGGTAATTTCTCCGCCGCCGCCAAAGCATTTGAAGATTATGTAACCAGGTTCCCTGAAGGAAAACATTCTCTGGAAGCATTGTACTATAAGAGTGAGATCTATTTCAACCAAAAAGACTGGGCAAAAGCAGTTGCCGGTTACGAAATACTGGCGGACCGCGTTCCGCACAAGTACGGTGAGAAATCCCTGCTGAATGCAGCCCGTCTGAATTTCTTCGATCTCAAAAATTACGAAAAGGCCGAGAAGTATTTCACCCGTCTCAAGGATTTCGCCACTTCACAGGAGAATAAGCTGGAAGCCATGCGTGGCCTGCTTCGCAGCCAGTACCAGTTGAAGAAATGGAGCGATGCCGTGGAGAATGCGCGTGATCTTCTCAGTCAGAAAGGTATCGGTACCGATGATAAAACGATGGCGAATATGGCCATTGCCAAATCTTTCCAGAACAATAACCAGTGTGATCAGGCCATTACGCAATTCCGTACAGTGGTATCGCTCAGCAAATCTGCCTATGGTGCAGAAGCCCGTTATGAGATCGCCAGTTGCATGTTCAGCGAAGGCAGGATGAAAGATGCCGAGAAAGCCGCTTTTGAAGTGATCAACAAATCCGGTTCTTACGAAAACTGGGTTACGAAAGCCTATATCCTGTTAGGGGATATTTACTTCAACCAACAGGATTACTTCAATGCCAAAGCCACTTTCCAGAGTGTTGTAGAGAATGCGCGCATCGAGGAACTCCGAAAGGAAGCGCAACGCAAACTGGATGAAACCATCATCGAGGAGAAGAAAAACAGTAAGATCAACAACTGA
- a CDS encoding DoxX family protein: MSKLMSTSYTTGSFNLATLLMRLSFGALMINHGLQKFKAFDAIKPKFMSLFGLGQGFTLGLVIFAEVICAGLVLIGLFTRFATIPVIIVMCVALFMAHKGLIFGEGEMAALFLSGYLALLIVGPGKISVDGMAGK; encoded by the coding sequence ATGAGCAAACTGATGTCTACCAGTTACACAACTGGTTCCTTTAACCTCGCCACTTTATTGATGCGCCTCAGCTTCGGCGCACTGATGATCAACCACGGTCTGCAGAAATTCAAGGCCTTCGATGCCATTAAACCAAAATTCATGAGCCTTTTCGGATTGGGCCAGGGCTTCACATTGGGTCTGGTGATATTTGCCGAAGTGATCTGCGCTGGTCTGGTGCTGATCGGATTGTTCACACGTTTTGCTACCATCCCTGTGATCATCGTAATGTGCGTTGCCCTCTTTATGGCGCATAAAGGTTTGATCTTCGGCGAAGGTGAAATGGCAGCACTCTTTCTTTCCGGTTACCTGGCCCTCCTGATTGTTGGTCCCGGTAAGATCAGTGTTGATGGAATGGCAGGCAAATAA
- a CDS encoding acyl-CoA thioesterase, which translates to MYITSTPIRVRYAETDQMDVVYHGNYAQYFEVARAESIRSLGFTYKDMEAAGVIMPIVELQCKFLRPAHYDDLLSVKTTLRELPVNHRIEFHQEVFNEAGKLLTVGHVVLYFLNATTREKTVMPEQLRQRLEPFFNGNA; encoded by the coding sequence ATGTACATCACTTCAACTCCCATCCGTGTACGTTATGCCGAAACTGATCAGATGGATGTAGTCTATCACGGCAACTATGCCCAGTACTTTGAAGTAGCCAGGGCAGAATCCATCCGTTCATTGGGCTTTACATATAAAGACATGGAAGCGGCGGGCGTGATCATGCCCATTGTAGAACTGCAATGCAAGTTCTTGCGCCCCGCCCATTATGACGACCTGCTCAGTGTAAAAACAACCTTGAGAGAACTGCCGGTGAACCATCGTATAGAATTTCACCAGGAAGTATTCAATGAAGCAGGTAAATTGCTCACCGTTGGTCATGTGGTATTGTATTTCCTGAATGCAACCACCCGTGAGAAAACGGTGATGCCGGAGCAGCTTCGTCAAAGACTGGAGCCTTTTTTCAACGGCAATGCCTGA
- the dacB gene encoding D-alanyl-D-alanine carboxypeptidase/D-alanyl-D-alanine endopeptidase: MKKILYVAFLLNLCVQVNAQSVAQKLEETIVQLEADPAFKHAIISLCVVNTTTGEQVFGRQEQTGLAPASTQKLFTSAAAYELLGQQFRFYTRIARDQPVQQGVLNGDLFVVGGGDPTAGSWRWAATKEKAIMDEIISILHKHKIHTIKGNIWIDDHSYTQDPLPGGWIWTDMGNYYGAGCWGINWHENQYDLTLSAGDCCGGLTTVKNISPSIPNLQLINDIRVGKQGSGDNGYIFAAPYSSRAFTSGTIPANEKSFTISGSMPHPGLVFGETLKSKMVQGGIKFSGKVQTASGAYLSGQPLRKPTAVLDSIASPTFDSINYWFLQKSVNLFGEALLKRIAFEKNGNGNTDDGASLLRNFWQERGIEKGAINIMDGSGLSPQNRVTTDALVRVLQFAKGRPWYNSFYYSLPLYNGMKMKSGSIGGSRAFAGYHTAKDGTKYSFAIIINNYNGGSGETVKKIYKVLDVLK; encoded by the coding sequence ATGAAGAAGATCCTCTATGTAGCATTCCTGTTGAATTTGTGTGTGCAGGTGAATGCCCAGTCCGTTGCTCAGAAACTCGAAGAAACCATTGTTCAGCTGGAAGCAGATCCTGCATTCAAGCATGCCATCATCAGTCTCTGTGTAGTGAACACCACAACAGGTGAGCAGGTATTCGGCAGGCAGGAACAGACGGGCCTTGCGCCGGCCAGTACGCAAAAGCTTTTCACCAGTGCTGCTGCTTATGAATTATTAGGACAACAATTCAGGTTCTATACCCGGATAGCGCGTGATCAGCCAGTGCAACAGGGCGTATTAAATGGCGATCTGTTTGTTGTGGGCGGAGGCGATCCCACTGCAGGCAGCTGGCGATGGGCTGCCACCAAAGAAAAAGCAATAATGGACGAGATCATTTCCATTCTTCATAAACATAAGATCCATACCATCAAAGGCAATATCTGGATCGATGATCATTCCTATACGCAGGACCCGCTGCCCGGTGGCTGGATCTGGACAGATATGGGAAACTATTATGGCGCAGGATGCTGGGGTATCAACTGGCACGAGAACCAATACGATCTCACATTATCAGCCGGCGACTGCTGCGGCGGCCTCACCACGGTAAAAAATATCTCACCCTCCATCCCGAATCTTCAACTCATCAATGATATTCGTGTGGGCAAACAGGGTAGTGGCGATAACGGATATATTTTCGCAGCCCCCTACAGCAGCAGGGCATTTACTTCAGGCACCATTCCTGCCAATGAAAAGAGTTTCACTATCTCCGGTTCCATGCCGCATCCCGGACTCGTTTTTGGTGAAACACTCAAATCGAAAATGGTACAGGGTGGCATCAAATTCAGCGGTAAAGTACAGACTGCATCCGGGGCTTACCTTTCCGGGCAGCCTCTCCGGAAACCTACAGCAGTTCTGGATTCCATTGCTTCGCCAACATTTGACAGCATCAATTACTGGTTCCTGCAGAAAAGCGTGAACCTGTTTGGCGAAGCGTTGCTGAAAAGGATCGCTTTCGAAAAAAATGGAAACGGCAATACCGATGACGGCGCCAGCCTGCTGCGCAATTTCTGGCAGGAGAGAGGCATCGAAAAAGGAGCCATCAATATCATGGATGGCAGTGGTCTCTCTCCACAGAACCGCGTTACTACCGATGCCCTGGTGCGCGTTTTGCAATTTGCAAAAGGCCGCCCCTGGTACAACAGTTTCTACTATTCATTACCGTTATACAACGGCATGAAGATGAAGAGTGGTTCCATCGGAGGCAGCCGCGCTTTTGCGGGTTATCATACTGCAAAGGATGGAACGAAATATTCTTTTGCTATCATCATCAACAATTACAATGGAGGATCGGGTGAGACCGTGAAGAAGATCTATAAAGTGCTGGATGTATTGAAGTAG
- a CDS encoding CinA family nicotinamide mononucleotide deamidase-related protein, producing the protein MQQVFASIITIGDELLIGQVTDTNSPWMAQELNKTGIWLKRRVAVGDLKEEIVHALDEQSKDCQIIIMTGGLGPTADDITKQVLNDYFGGNMVTDQRTLEHIRYLFEKVYRRPIIQRNLEQADVPDVCTVLFNERGSAPGMWFERDGRVFVSLPGVPHEMKGLMLKEVLPRLQQHFTMPFISHRTLLTAGVGESFLAEMIKDWEAQLPPHIKLAYLPHYSMVRLRITGSGASKEKLENDLDQQFAQLKQLVAEHMVVDEDKPLQQVVGDLLKQRHKTMATAESCTGGYIAHLITSIAGSSDYFKGTVVSYANEVKENVLKVSHDTLIQDGAVSESTVRQMVQGALITLNTDFAVATSGIMGPGGGSETKPVGTVWIAAGNKDEIVTQLFHFRFDRARNIEMAAINALNLLRKFIASH; encoded by the coding sequence ATGCAGCAGGTATTTGCCTCTATCATCACCATCGGAGATGAACTACTGATTGGACAGGTAACGGATACGAATAGTCCATGGATGGCACAGGAACTCAACAAGACCGGCATTTGGCTCAAAAGAAGAGTGGCTGTGGGTGACCTGAAAGAAGAGATCGTACATGCGCTGGACGAGCAGAGCAAGGATTGCCAGATCATCATCATGACCGGCGGCCTCGGCCCTACTGCAGATGATATCACCAAGCAGGTACTCAACGATTATTTCGGTGGGAATATGGTCACAGACCAGCGGACCCTGGAGCATATCAGATATCTTTTTGAAAAAGTATACAGGCGGCCCATCATCCAGCGCAACCTGGAACAGGCCGATGTGCCCGATGTTTGTACCGTACTGTTCAATGAACGCGGTTCCGCACCCGGTATGTGGTTTGAACGGGATGGAAGGGTGTTTGTATCGCTTCCCGGTGTGCCGCATGAAATGAAAGGACTGATGCTCAAAGAAGTGTTGCCCCGCCTGCAACAGCATTTCACCATGCCCTTCATCAGCCATCGCACCCTCCTCACTGCCGGCGTAGGCGAATCTTTCCTGGCAGAGATGATCAAAGATTGGGAAGCACAACTACCTCCGCATATAAAACTGGCGTATCTTCCACATTATAGTATGGTGCGCCTCCGCATCACCGGCTCCGGAGCATCGAAAGAAAAACTGGAAAATGATCTGGACCAGCAGTTCGCTCAACTGAAACAACTGGTGGCAGAACATATGGTGGTGGATGAAGACAAACCGCTGCAACAGGTAGTGGGCGATCTGCTGAAACAACGCCATAAAACGATGGCAACCGCTGAAAGCTGTACTGGTGGCTATATTGCGCACCTGATCACCAGCATTGCCGGAAGCAGCGACTATTTCAAAGGCACTGTTGTGAGTTATGCAAATGAAGTGAAAGAAAATGTGCTGAAAGTATCGCATGATACACTGATACAGGATGGCGCAGTAAGTGAATCCACCGTGCGCCAGATGGTGCAGGGAGCATTGATCACACTCAACACCGATTTTGCCGTGGCCACCAGCGGCATCATGGGGCCAGGAGGCGGATCAGAGACCAAACCTGTGGGAACTGTATGGATCGCCGCAGGAAATAAGGATGAGATCGTTACGCAATTGTTTCATTTCCGGTTCGACAGGGCCAGGAATATTGAAATGGCGGCCATCAACGCCCTCAACCTCTTGAGAAAGTTCATAGCAAGCCATTAG
- a CDS encoding dihydrolipoamide acetyltransferase family protein, producing the protein MAVVDLIMPKLGESIMEATILKWHKQPGDPVKMDETVLEIATDKVDSEVPSTAEGVIEEILFNVNDVVPIGTAIARIRVGAAEPAQASAAPSAPAAGDAPAAAAVETAPAVAVQTQTATAAARPASNGTANRFYSPLVLNIAASEGVSMVDLENIPGTGNEGRVTKKDILAFVEARKSGKTISTPVTVTDNRNAVAQPASKADVIATSTDNHVVSYSGNAEIIEMDRMRKLIAEHMVRSVHTSPHVTSFTEADVTNMVLWRDRVKKEFEKREGEKLTFTPLFIEAIVRCLKKYPWLNSSLDGNKIIVKKDINIGMAAALPSGNLIVPVIKNADQLNLVGLSKQVNGLANAARNNKLKPDDTQGGTFTLTNVGTFGSLMGTPIINQPQVAILAVGAIKKRPMVIETAQGDSIAIRHMMYLSMSYDHRIIDGALGATFLNAVAKELEQFDPARTI; encoded by the coding sequence ATGGCAGTTGTTGACTTAATAATGCCTAAACTGGGTGAAAGTATCATGGAAGCCACCATTCTGAAGTGGCATAAACAACCCGGTGACCCGGTGAAAATGGATGAAACCGTATTGGAGATCGCCACCGATAAGGTAGACAGTGAAGTGCCATCCACTGCGGAAGGTGTGATTGAAGAGATCCTGTTCAATGTAAATGATGTGGTGCCCATCGGTACTGCCATTGCGCGTATCCGCGTTGGCGCTGCCGAACCTGCCCAGGCTTCTGCTGCTCCTTCTGCGCCTGCTGCCGGCGATGCACCTGCCGCTGCTGCAGTGGAAACAGCCCCCGCCGTAGCCGTGCAAACACAAACCGCCACTGCTGCTGCAAGACCAGCCTCCAACGGAACTGCCAACAGATTCTATTCACCGCTCGTGCTCAATATCGCCGCCAGCGAAGGCGTTAGCATGGTTGATCTTGAAAATATTCCAGGCACCGGCAATGAAGGCCGTGTGACCAAGAAAGATATCCTGGCATTTGTGGAAGCCAGAAAATCCGGCAAGACCATTTCTACGCCGGTAACAGTTACGGACAACCGGAATGCTGTAGCTCAGCCTGCCAGCAAAGCAGATGTGATTGCCACTTCTACGGATAACCATGTGGTTTCTTATTCCGGCAATGCAGAGATCATCGAGATGGACCGCATGCGCAAACTCATTGCAGAGCATATGGTGCGCAGCGTTCATACCAGCCCACACGTGACCAGCTTCACCGAAGCCGATGTTACCAATATGGTTCTCTGGAGAGATCGCGTCAAGAAAGAATTTGAAAAGAGAGAAGGAGAGAAACTCACTTTCACTCCGCTTTTCATTGAGGCGATCGTTCGCTGCCTGAAAAAATACCCCTGGCTCAACAGCAGCCTGGATGGCAACAAGATCATCGTGAAGAAAGATATCAATATCGGAATGGCCGCTGCCCTTCCTTCCGGCAATCTGATCGTTCCTGTGATCAAGAACGCTGATCAGCTGAACCTGGTTGGACTGAGCAAACAGGTGAACGGTCTGGCGAATGCCGCACGCAATAACAAGCTGAAACCAGACGATACACAGGGAGGCACATTCACCCTCACCAATGTGGGCACATTCGGCAGCCTGATGGGAACCCCCATCATCAACCAGCCGCAGGTAGCCATCCTGGCTGTAGGCGCTATCAAGAAACGTCCGATGGTGATTGAGACAGCGCAGGGCGACAGCATTGCCATCAGGCATATGATGTACCTGAGCATGAGCTATGACCACCGTATCATCGACGGAGCACTCGGCGCCACTTTCCTCAACGCCGTTGCCAAAGAACTGGAACAGTTCGATCCGGCGAGAACCATCTAG
- a CDS encoding DUF6934 family protein: protein MHLEKYAFRADENNEVFAFESNGPNGIIRKVVRYIKVGFFNGFDIYNLDFGDNCDGASNPNHLSVSNNGDRDKVLATVAATVLAFNEDHKKFVVFAKGATPVRTRLYQMGINANLNEIEEHFHVYGINDGVSGPIQAGINYQAFIAVKK, encoded by the coding sequence ATGCATCTGGAAAAATATGCCTTCCGGGCCGATGAGAACAATGAGGTTTTTGCATTTGAAAGTAATGGTCCCAACGGGATCATCAGAAAAGTAGTCAGGTATATTAAAGTGGGCTTTTTCAACGGATTCGATATTTATAACCTTGATTTTGGAGATAATTGTGATGGGGCCAGTAACCCTAATCATTTGTCTGTTTCCAATAACGGGGACCGTGATAAGGTTTTAGCAACGGTTGCTGCTACGGTCCTTGCATTCAACGAGGACCACAAAAAGTTCGTTGTTTTTGCAAAAGGCGCTACTCCGGTGCGGACCAGGCTGTACCAGATGGGCATCAATGCTAATCTGAATGAGATTGAAGAGCATTTTCATGTTTATGGAATCAATGATGGAGTATCGGGGCCAATTCAAGCTGGTATCAACTATCAGGCATTTATTGCAGTAAAAAAATAG
- a CDS encoding SixA phosphatase family protein, which translates to MKCLPTVFLFMMLTGCSHTYYVVRHAEKAVPGDGPVMNTPNDPPLSTMGLQRADALKKVLHDKNIRHIYSTNTIRTRSTAEPLSKLMNIPVQIYGPRPDSAFIQQMKLLKRNTLIVGHSNTIDDIANGLAGETKVDGDLPETVYDQIFIIHYRKGGKKILFERVSY; encoded by the coding sequence ATGAAATGCTTACCAACTGTGTTCCTGTTCATGATGCTGACAGGCTGCTCCCATACCTATTATGTGGTCAGGCATGCCGAGAAAGCCGTTCCCGGGGATGGCCCTGTGATGAACACTCCTAATGATCCGCCGCTCAGTACAATGGGATTGCAGCGGGCCGATGCATTGAAAAAGGTTTTGCACGACAAGAATATTCGCCATATCTATTCCACCAATACCATCCGCACGAGGTCTACCGCGGAGCCACTCAGTAAACTCATGAATATTCCTGTGCAAATTTATGGCCCCAGGCCTGATTCAGCTTTCATTCAGCAAATGAAACTGCTGAAGAGGAACACGCTGATAGTTGGTCATAGCAATACCATCGATGATATTGCCAATGGACTGGCGGGAGAAACAAAAGTAGATGGCGATCTGCCTGAGACCGTGTATGATCAGATCTTCATTATTCATTACAGGAAGGGAGGAAAGAAGATACTGTTTGAGAGAGTGAGTTATTGA